The following is a genomic window from Amphiura filiformis chromosome 4, Afil_fr2py, whole genome shotgun sequence.
catctcCACCCACTCCTCCATCCATGGTAAAGACAGCTTTACTCCAGGATGAGTCCGTCTTCTTTGCACCGCAAAGAGTCGATAACAGCGCCCTCATTAGTCAGTATAATAACCTCTTCGGATTGGTCGGTATTGGTAACTCCCGGGGGGTAACTTaagtcagttcgggggcactcgtaataaccggacgtctctgatttcaaagacgggtcagtgatttcacatacgggggtctgtgatatcacatacgtcgagctttgttgacagctcggcacccgatgcagcacatcggaacgaagctgagtgtattagaataagctttcctatgtttagaaaatatctacctgtgcaaaaattatatctatctgtgcaaattctgacaattgGTCCCAGAATTTTTTcccacatttttgatgagtttctagaactgggatcaagaaaatccccagatgaaaaatcaactggcaacaccaatacctacgctggagatacatctagcgtcggttcccagtaggaatcactcatcatcaagtgttgacaaagctaaaggcaacagtgttgctgaaacgtacacaaagtaagttcaatttctggatcagatacaaagtaCTTTGGTTACTGAGTTCAATAGTTCTTCCTTTGATGCGTATTGGCAAGGTACACGAGTAATACTTGTTGTAATCATTTATTACATTTCTTACCCATTTGCAGGCATCTTGTTGGGCAGATCTGGTTGAAATGCACCCTGAAGAAGGAGATAAAACACGCAGTCTAGTGATCCTAAAGAACCCCTATCACACTCCCACTCTGGAAGCGGGCATGTTCCGCTTCTACTTCCTAGCCAAGACATGGAAAAAACGCAAGGGATTCCAGGGCGATATCGAATTCTTTGAAGGCGCATAcgtaccaccaccaccacctctgCCTGAGATACCAGAAtgaagagggcgctttttctgaCTTGATGGCGCTGGTTTCTACCGGACCGAACACGAttcttaattattttgaaaaaaaaatctttctaTTATTTTCTTATATCACAAAGGAGCAATATCTAACATGTTTGTTACTATCATTTGGTGGTGGTATATTAAACAAAGTACTATTTAATGTAAATTAGTATgtctatataaacatgataaattcatGTATGGTGTATATTTAGgttgtatttttaaataaatttagttGCTTACTACGCGTGCATATAGATCATATATTATGCATAGTGTTTTAAGTTGCTACTAATGATAAAAAGTTTATTCgctagtaggcctacttaatttCGCTATTGAATTACCAATGACTACCAATTTGTGGGTATTTAGTTTCGCTAATCCAGCAATTCACGGTAATATTGTCAAATTCACGGGTGTTTAATTAGGCCTAATAGCGAATTAAGGCTTCTAGGGGAAATGGGCGAAATAAGATCCTTAGCGAAATTAAGTCGTTTTACAATAATCTAATTGAGCATTGGACACGCAGCAACTTGCATTTTCCTCAAGTCCTGAAATCTTTATCACGTGATCTAATTCTGAATATATCGCATATTTTAAGGAAAGGGACTTCAAGAAAAGATCTATGTTATTGCATCGGACACGGTGCATTTTGTAGGTGCACATAATGACCTGATCGCGGACGCACCATGTTCACCAATGCGAAAATTAGATAACAAAATCGTCAAGAGATTCAAGAAAAACGTCtgattaaaaatttgaaaattttttggCGTTTTTTTTGTTCTTAAATCTCTGGACAAACAGATTGACGCATGCGTAAAATGTAGCCTATTTACTAGTAGCCTATGCTGGGAAGGAAGGGTGATGCCCGGTCCCATATTGACGAACCAAATAAGTAAAAACCGTTCCTTATACTGACTGCCGATATATCGACCTTTTGTTTGGTTTCAGTTTGAGTTCACCATGGCGAATCGTGTAAACCACTTCTTTCAGGTTATTAtatagggacggtttatagttAGTATGGTATACGTCAATATGCGGAAATGACGACATAGCGGGCCTACAGCAATTTGAcatttgtgaatttcaatagcatGAAACTTCAGCAGAGGgcgtaacattttttttaaatttcaaacacttttCATGCCGACTTGTTAAAAGTAAGAAAAAATTTAACATCGTTGTTATCGTTTGGCAATTAACAGGGTTTTGATACACTCTACAtgtaattattaaattattaatcaagTAAATTTACACATAAATCGAAAAAGTtatatgtaaaatatttttaaaaagtccTTGGAGTAAAATTTACTCTGAAAGTTGACTCTTTTTGAGACAATTTAGAGGATTTTGCCACGAATttcattaacttattctgtccaATTGACTAAATCGGACGGTCAGTCGAGATCCAGGTCGAGATCGTGCACGGTCAAACGAATGGAGGCTTAATTTGACATGTGCATGATCACGATTTGGCGCCAAACACTTAGAACATAAAATGGAATTTGTTGTATGCTCAAGCAAGACTAATAATTATTACCataatttgaaaaatgaaacAGCACATGTATTATTAAAAAGGAAAATAAAGTTTATTACAGACCAATTTAATTTTAAAGTGATATACCTTTTCTTATGAGTTCGTGCAATCCTTGGTGATCACGCAATCATAAGTGTTCATTCAATTCTAGGTGATCACGCAATCCTAACTGATCACGCAATCCTAACTGTTCACGCAATCCTTGGTGTTCACGCAATCCCATATGAGTTCATGAAACGTGCATAGTTTGAACAAATGACCATAGGGCCTAGTCCCTACCAAGTATCGAAACGTACCGAAATTTAAAATATGGTATTTACATGGGTCTTGCTGATAGGAGGGAGGCACTCCAGTCACGATCCATTCTGTACCATGTCTTAAGCATCGATGGTGATTTTGATATTAGGGCTCTAATCTAaaaattaaaatccacacacccctgtggaagattttggaaatatcttccacagggggagtgtgaatcttaaatggaattagcacattaatcaactctatttgaaactcaccctccctctgtgaaagattcaggttgaatctttctcagatggtgtatacaactcaaatggagctgcttgatgagtttattccatttgaaattcatactcgcttgtgaaaaatggttccaaaatctttcacatgcacagtgggagtatggactttaaatggattagccgtTAGTAAATTTATGATAAAATGTAATAGACTTATTTTTGATAAGACAACCAGCTGTAATAATGCAAATGAACCACATGTTTTGTGACACAATGAATTGGCCGAATTTcgagaagaaaataaaaattagaaaaaaaataacacaaatttttGCACTGTCTTGTTATTCGTAGACTGCGTCACCGTCCTAACCTgacttactctctaaatgtaaaagagtgaaaatctcaCTACCGATATTAAGACCACgcaaaaaggagtgaaatgcgttttttaactttaaaaccactcaaaaaatagtgaaaaccactcttcatgctctttaagagtgaattttaactctttcaagaagttaaatgaaggacaactctaaaaatgtgttgtccttcatttaactccttgaacgaattgaaattcactcttttagagtggttttcattcttttttgagtagttttaaagtttaaaaaacacatttcactcatttttgagtggttttaaagtttaaaaaacacatttcactcatttttgagtggttttataagtgaatcactcttttggggagtgagtttttcactcttttacatttagaaagTATCTATTTACCCCTTTCATGCAGTTGAAGACgtattcagtaatttgctcattcagaaaatcatAGTAGTATAGTTGTGCTAACATAGGATGGTTAACGTGGTCAAGCCGAAATCCGTGTATGGAAGACAACATAGGACATTAATTACACAAAAATGTATTCAACTTTGTCAAAACTGCTGTTTTTTATTGttgggttttttgttattttgatggATTGTTTGGGgcctcaaaattaaaaataaccCCAGCTCATACGTATCTTGCTATAATTGAGCATTATGATGGCATGTTGATGGTGCCTTATATAAAAACCCAATTTTCTAGGATTAATAACAAAAACAAGTGGCCTAAAAAATAGTCTGTTCTATCCAACATGTGTATACAATAATTATAGATTTACGTATACCCCTGAAACATTGCGAAAACGGATGCATGTAGGCCCCGGGCCCTTGGTCAAATCGGATGCAagtcagtccctcatttcaaatgtttagttttggtttctcttttgtttagaaaccaaatatcaagggattaaaatgtggagatgatctggtctgcaatcatacactattatgctgggtgggtatataaccagaagtatacaatagcctaaccagaagtatacaatagcctattgtgctaacataattattatcatgattgatatcggaaatctatcctcggccctgcggacgacagttgatgctctctgtcgaagttGGCATATTACATCCCAAGttataggcctagaaatcatatacatgtgcGTATacatattgaggggtggggtggggtggaggcgtttgtttgtatgaaacataaacgatgcatggagatgatttgattatgaattattttattatccccggtaagcacaactCATACCTTTTACctaggctcccctctcccccactTATATAACCTCCTCTTCCTTAAGTGTCTCCTTCCCTCGTCAGTAGGCTAtattcgatatctcctctatctcgagctctcctcccccttcctttttcacttccaatgctctcctcCCATCTGTTTGCCTTTCTCCTTGTCCTTACCTCCCCTTACACACACTCTCTCTCTTTTCCCCCACACAAACtctcttttcccctctatcttctctctttccccctctatcttctattttaatttccagtaaaaattgcttcagtaaaagtcatcaGCTTGTATTGGAAGTCATAGCCTTCTattgattctggtacatgggattaaggacatgaatcgattttgtttataacactcCAGTCGCCGCTTTTGTAATGTcgcgattttgtttataacaacTTAGTCGccgcttttgtaatgtcgaatgcaaatatttcgatggtctatatttttcacaggtgaaatagcctaggcttattcgattttgtaaaccacgtctttcaatgtagattaccatgctcaatttctctcctcgtgaatattgcactgcgaaatttaaacatttcttttgtatacttagagtaggtaacttcaaaccaaacaattttcttcgtcacaccacttataagaaactgaaaccaaaaccgaaactgcctgtcacaaatgtttagttttttacaaaaggtagaaacaatgagttcgatatcttgtgattcaagtggttaggcaggacaataggaaaccacgtgaccaaaaccaaaaccaaaactaaaactaaacatttgaaatgaggcagtgcaTCGGATTGTTTCAAAATTGGCACTAAAccgtggtcaaaattcaaaacagcTCAAATTTGGTAATTCCACAATgcttttccttttaaagggatatTTTGTTTGGAAAAAAATGACCTATCTCACGGTAAAGCTACATAGCATCTCAAAAATGAGTACCGTGCGCGTGCCTATTTCAGATTTAGAAAGGATTTGTACAATGAGCATGATAGACTTGCGAACCTGCAGGGTTGCTCCAGTCCTGGCCCTCGGTCGAAAAACCAGATTATTCAATTTTTGAGAAATCTTAATTCCAGGTTTGAGAAACCTGAATTCCGGGATTGAGAAACCATAGTTTCTCGTTCCAGAAACCTTGCCAGGTTTATCAAAATTTGGCTTTCCGAAAGGAGAAACCATAGATAAGTAATTCAAATAACCTGTTTTTTTTTCGattttgaaaagcaaaataagttttgatataaaattggatcggttgagcccatatttattggtcgagctatgagttttaaaatattggacgagacgtagtcgttaaaactcatagtgagaccaataaatattgggcgtaaagcatccaattttgttttggatccaatattttcacacactttgatccatcaaaacataggcctaataatggACAAAGTTGGTTTCTCGGCCGAGAAACCaagttttttttatgtttctcAAATAGAGAAGCctgctttaaaaaaaactttGTGACGAAGTTAATTGATAAAAATACTCCTTTTCTGAAAGCCTATAGGCTGGCCATTCAAAAATTCTCTCGACTATTTTTCTTGGTATAATTTCCATAATTTTATAAACTTTTGTTAGGATCTTTTTATTTGCTTATTGAAATAGAGACGAGGCCCGGCGCAAGGACAGTAATCTTTtcatggatttatgcaaattctGATTTTCAATGAGATTTGAAGACGCCTGACTGATTAGTGAAAACATTATGAAAGGGCCATTATAAGGTGATCGAAGAGGCTACATAGATTATCAACACCGGCGATCGCCCTGTGACACGAATCGGGATTTCCATCTTGAGTAGATGCCCTGTTTACATGTCTTAGAGTCAAGTCCAGTGATGGTTTCTCAGAGATCATATTACTAATCTGATCACACCTACTGTACATCAATATTGTAACAGAATAGAGGTCCGAGCGGTCTTGTGGCAGGCGGGGTAAGGGTCAGGGGCAGAAACCTGGCCGATGTCTGAGTGCGAAATCGCATGCGCAAAACACAAAAAGGCGCTTAATTTGAATAATTGACACATGCAGCATGGGACGCGTCACAAGCAAACGCGATAAGAGGGCGCTTACTTAATAATACAAGAAAATCACACAGGAACACAATTTGGCGATTAATTTGAATATTGACACAAGAAACATGGGACACGCTTACTTAATAAAACAAGAAAATCACACAGGACTCAATTTGCTTACACCTTGGAAAAACATCTTATATTATCTTGAAAACATGAATAAAATACACAGCACTGATTAATTGATCTCTGAAGTCAAATCCTGGTTTCATATTGAAAGTTATTTGTACCACAACGGTTGGCTTGACTCGTACAAACATAATGAATATCACGCACCACGTATCAGCATTAGGAGCAAATTATTGGTTCCAGAAAACAATTTAGTCAATAAAATAAAGTCACTGGGTcacataataaaacataataaatatcacaCAACATCATGTTATTTGCTGAGATCATATTAGAGGGCCAAACCTTAGATCAAACTCACCAGGGCacataaataacataaaaatatacacAGTAAAATGGAACCAAAACACAGTCATGAAATGCAAATTGGTAAACAGAAATGTGTGTGTAAACCCGGGTATATTACATGTAATTTATGGCCATTTGTTTATGTCTGAAAAGTGCACAATATTTTGTCAGCGCTGAACAATATGAATGAGTCATTTCCATACACAATCTTCGAACCTGTATCATACAGTCTATAATGCTGTACACAAGAGCAGAATTGGCGATTTCGATGACCCATCACAATGTCCCATCCCATTGCACTTTCGCTTGGCATAAATCTAGAAGAACCCTTGTACTCTCCATACTGTGACGCTGCATCTTTGCAATCAGGTTTCCAATATCAAAACAACACAGGAGCACTCACATTCTGCATCGAAAATCTCCGCGAATCACCACATATTCATTCAGCACTGGATCCCATTTGCAGCAGCAGTTCTTGTATTAATCATAGCTGCAGCTTatatttcaaatcatcctccataaTCAGCACAAATCAGTCAAATCAGTGAAataatcatctgaaattacgccCCCCCATGATTGTTGTTGATTCCCTCGATTCTGCCCATGCAGCAGAAAATGTCACGTTTTAGCACAATCCTCCGGGAGCAAAGTTCAGCGGTATACCACAACACACGGCCAGCGCTTCACTGGTGCACAAGAATGCTGAGCGAGTCTGATTTCTCAGAAAATCACGCAATTTTATAAATGACCTCTGTAGAGGTCAGTGAATCTCAACCAAAATGAGGGCGCTATGACGGTCTGCTGATTGATGACAATTCCAGACggtgcattatcatgattatgcgagGGGTTGATTTAGCACAGGAAAATTCCGTTACACAACCCCCTCCTCCATCGAAGCGCTGTCCCAGCGCTGACAACCCACCAGGCATAAAGGGAGTGTACATGTATTATCGATCCACATTGCTCTTTGGTATGTGTCCATAGCAGCAGCATTTTTATAAGTATCAGTTCAGCAACTTAATGTTCACTGCCAGCACAAAaagtgacatgtgtattaatAGCTGTTTCACAGTGCTCCTTTGTATGTGTCCATAACAGTGGCATTTTTATAAACTCAGTTCAACTTCAAATGTTCACTGCTAGCACAAAAAGTGACTCTTTAGTTTCACAAAACAGTTGTCACTCTCAATTGCCTGCTATATTACAGCACAGTCAGATTTGATTACCTGCAAATGTGTAGATTGATTAACATCTTTACTTTGCATAGAACAATATACTATGACACACAATTTACAATTATCTTTTTCATTGATTACTTGGCAAGAATTTAAAGCTACATGTCATTATCAAACAAAATGATGTGAATGAATTACTGATGTATTAGTGGAATGGAGGAATGAATGAACAGTGACATGGAATGTACAATCAATAATCAACATTTTGCATAGATCAAAACACACATTTTCC
Proteins encoded in this region:
- the LOC140150518 gene encoding uncharacterized protein; translation: MARHFIIPVLVILTWVALSDALRTSVNRAWAGGFQGIVEFPVAEAVNASGWHMKIDFDYNVFDFDASCWADLVEMHPEEGDKTRSLVILKNPYHTPTLEAGMFRFYFLAKTWKKRKGFQGDIEFFEGAYVPPPPPLPEIPE